The nucleotide sequence CTGTAAAGAGATCGCTGATGATCTGGCGGCGGAATTGCGCGGTTTCCTCGGCAACCGAGGGCAGCCGTCTTTCCAGCCCCTCCTTCACCAGCGCGATCAGATCGGATTCCGAGGCGACCGGACGGCTGACCTGTGCGGCGGCCTGAACGCGCAGGGAAGGCGTATTGAACCACTCCATACTCAGCGGCTCAACATTCAGCATCGTCGCTTCGATTGCCGTCGAGCAATTCTGGTGGATCAGCAGGCGCGCCCGATTGATCCACTCGATCGACGTCCCTTCCTGCCGCACCTCGAAATTCGGATAGGCGGCCAACGCATCGTAGGACTTGATGTTCTCGAAGGGGTGCGGGCGCAGCACGAAACGCACGTCGGGAAAATGCTCGGCGAGCTTCTTCGACATCTCGAGCGTCGATTGATAGGCATGCCTGGCTTCGACAATGACCTGATTTGCGTAATCCCTGGAGTAGCCCGCGTTGACGATGGTCTCCACCTCATCACCCGGTCCCTTGGAGAAACGCGGATTGACGCTCGGGAAGTTCGTGTTGAGGAGCACATAGTCCGTACCGACCGACGGCTTGGACAGCGCCGCGCGCCACGGCCCCGCGCAAAAATCGTATCGCGGACACCCGGTCGCATGCAGGATATGCGCAGGCACGGTCCCGTGCTTGAGGAAGGCAGCCCGTTGCGCCTGTCCCCAAACGCAATAGAGGTCGAGCAAATCGGGAGAACCCGCTTTTTTGACCAGCTTGGCGAACTCCTCGGCATTGTTGCCGCCGATGCCCTCGGTATCCAGCACGCCGACCAGGATGCCTGCCCGCTTGTAACGCCTGATCAGGTCGGCATTGTTCGGTCGCGTGTAGTTCAACAGCACCAGATCGGGTTGCAGCGCCGGAACGTCGTATCCCTGTTCGTACATGGGAACGAGGGTGACCTTCACGCCTCGCGTCGCAAGTTCCCGCCCAAGCAGAACCAAGCCCTCGAGGTCACGAAGCGGATTGTCGACGATCAGGCAGACATGCGGCTGGTCAGGCACGGGCGTTCCTCGACGCGGCCTGTCGCGGCTCCACGACCGGAGCGTCGACGGGCGTCAGAAGGTCCCAACTCATCGGCGTGCCCTTGCGCACGGGGCGGCCGACGCGCTTGCCGATCAGGGTCGAGAAATACTTCGGCGGCAGCCCAAGGCCGGGGCGGATGATCCGCAGGTTCTTATCCGTCAGGACATCCCCCGCCGCGAGGTCCTCGGCCACGTAGAGCGAGCGGCGGAAGACCCGCGAGTCCTTTTCCTTCCCGGTCAAGCCGTAGTGAACCTCGCCGAGCGCCATCCAGGCGCGCTCGGTCTCGACCACCAGCGAGGCCATCTCGTCGGGCTCCATGGAGAAGCTCGAGTCCACCCCGCCATCAGCGCGCGCGAGCGTAAAATGCTTCTCTATGACGCTGGCGCCGAGCGCCACGCTCGCCACGCTGGCTCCGATGCCGAAAGTGTGGTCGGACAATCCGACCTCGCAACCGAACATGCCGCGCAAATGCGGAATGGTCAGGAGATTGGTGTCGGACGGCGTCGCCGGATAAGTGCTGGTGCATTTGAGGAGAACCAGCTCCTTGCAGCCGACCTCCCGCGCAGTGCGCACCGCCTCGTCGATCTCGGCCACATTCGCCATGCCGGTCGATATGATCATCGGCTTGCCGGTCGAGGCGACCTTGCGGATCAGCGGCAGGTCGGTGTTTTCGAACGATGCGATCTTGTAGCAGGGCACGCCGAGCCCTTCGAGGAAATCCACCGCACTCGCATCGAATGGCGACGAGAACGGGATCATTCCAAGGGCGCGGGCGCGCTCGAAGATCGGCTTGTGCCATTCCCAGGGCGTGTACGCCTGCTGGTAAAGCTTGTGCAGCGAGTTGCCCTTCCACAGGCTGTCCGGATCGTTGATGAAGAATTCATCCTGGTCGAGATCGAGTGTCATCGTGTCGGCCGTGTAGGTCTGCAGCTTCAGCGCGTGCGCGCCGGTCTTCGCTGCGGCCTCGACGATGGCCAACGCCCGATCTAGCGATTGATTGTGATTGCCCGACATTTCCGCAATGATGAACGGCTTGTGCGACCGGCCGATCGAGCGCCCCGCAATTGAGATCTTGTCCGTCATCGATTGCTCCTAACGCTCACGGATCGCGGTTCCATCGTATCAAGCAGCGATCCGGCCGGCTCGTTTGTTCCAGCGCATCTATGGTCGCGGGCCGCTTCATGTCATTTCGATAACAGTCCGGCCTCGTCTTTGGTAGCTGATCGTCCCAAAACGTCGCATCGCGAACCATTCCAAAGCAGTCCCGCCATAAGCGTGGACCGTTGATGAGTCAACCGACGGGGCGGGTCTCAGGCCCGCTTCCCATTGGAAAGTCAGCAGAAAACTGCGCGGCGGACACGCTCCGCGCCGCCGCCGTCGACGAGGGCCAGTGCGGTCTCGCTCATCAACCGCACCTGCCCCGGATTGCACAGCAGCGAATGCAGCGCCTGCGCAATCACCCCATCAGTCACTGACGCGGCTGCACCGATATGCATAATCGCCCCGGCCGCTGCGAGGGCCGTGAGGACGTCGGCCTGGTTCTCGGCAATGCCGATCGCCAGCGTCGGCAGACCAAGACAGCAACGTTCCCAGCTCATCACGCCACCTGCCCCGATCGAGAGATCGGCGCGCCGCATCAGCTCAGCAATATTGTTCGCTCCGCGATGCAGCGTGACATTCGCCATCCGCTGGCAGAGCGCATCCACCGACGCCGCATGCGGGTTGGTCGCTCCAATGGCGACATCCGCCGCAAGGCGCGCCATCGCAAGGCTCGCGATCGCCTCCAGCGCCTTCGCGGTTTCGTTGCTCGGATCGGAGCCGCCGAAGCAGATCAGGATGCGATTGATCTCGCCGCTGCGCGGGGCGAGGAGAGCGCGCAACGCGGCAAAATCCGG is from Bradyrhizobium xenonodulans and encodes:
- the pseI gene encoding pseudaminic acid synthase; translated protein: MTDKISIAGRSIGRSHKPFIIAEMSGNHNQSLDRALAIVEAAAKTGAHALKLQTYTADTMTLDLDQDEFFINDPDSLWKGNSLHKLYQQAYTPWEWHKPIFERARALGMIPFSSPFDASAVDFLEGLGVPCYKIASFENTDLPLIRKVASTGKPMIISTGMANVAEIDEAVRTAREVGCKELVLLKCTSTYPATPSDTNLLTIPHLRGMFGCEVGLSDHTFGIGASVASVALGASVIEKHFTLARADGGVDSSFSMEPDEMASLVVETERAWMALGEVHYGLTGKEKDSRVFRRSLYVAEDLAAGDVLTDKNLRIIRPGLGLPPKYFSTLIGKRVGRPVRKGTPMSWDLLTPVDAPVVEPRQAASRNARA
- a CDS encoding surface carbohydrate biosynthesis protein, which codes for MPDQPHVCLIVDNPLRDLEGLVLLGRELATRGVKVTLVPMYEQGYDVPALQPDLVLLNYTRPNNADLIRRYKRAGILVGVLDTEGIGGNNAEEFAKLVKKAGSPDLLDLYCVWGQAQRAAFLKHGTVPAHILHATGCPRYDFCAGPWRAALSKPSVGTDYVLLNTNFPSVNPRFSKGPGDEVETIVNAGYSRDYANQVIVEARHAYQSTLEMSKKLAEHFPDVRFVLRPHPFENIKSYDALAAYPNFEVRQEGTSIEWINRARLLIHQNCSTAIEATMLNVEPLSMEWFNTPSLRVQAAAQVSRPVASESDLIALVKEGLERRLPSVAEETAQFRRQIISDLFTAVDGASSIRVADVVLDTIANARGKVRSGAVPRPSLRGRAVAMARATLGYKASSALRRRFGSPEIERRRLAKSFAVDMVGAVLGRIDAASVDGRRFSVRRVVGDARRMAGAVSGGSLQLMEAN
- the pseG gene encoding UDP-2,4-diacetamido-2,4,6-trideoxy-beta-L-altropyranose hydrolase, which translates into the protein MNRQVVFRVDASVEMGLGHLTRCLTLADALAAAGARSCFLMRGHAAGLAHLVESRGHQVRLLPDPPVRLAGTDDSGGPYAHWLPTNWQQDAAQTRSALDEIGAVEWLIVDHYALDARWEHACRRGGMRILAIDDLADRDHDCEILLDQNLVRGMETRYRGRVPAACAQLLGPGYALLRPDFAALRALLAPRSGEINRILICFGGSDPSNETAKALEAIASLAMARLAADVAIGATNPHAASVDALCQRMANVTLHRGANNIAELMRRADLSIGAGGVMSWERCCLGLPTLAIGIAENQADVLTALAAAGAIMHIGAAASVTDGVIAQALHSLLCNPGQVRLMSETALALVDGGGAERVRRAVFC